The following proteins are co-located in the Dyadobacter chenwenxiniae genome:
- a CDS encoding VOC family protein, whose translation MKAINPWINFNGNAEEAFNFYKSVFGGEFAKVIRFKDIASAEFPVSENEADKVMHISLPIGKNNVLIANDVPEIMGRTNENENRSKIAVSAESREEADKVFDGLSAGGDVEGPIGDTPWGTYAGMFRDKYGIEWIVEFDPNDNGQI comes from the coding sequence ATGAAAGCAATTAATCCCTGGATCAACTTTAATGGAAATGCTGAGGAAGCATTCAATTTTTACAAATCAGTTTTTGGCGGAGAATTCGCAAAAGTGATTCGTTTTAAAGACATAGCAAGCGCTGAATTTCCAGTGTCAGAGAATGAAGCGGATAAAGTCATGCACATTTCCCTGCCTATTGGGAAAAACAATGTATTAATAGCGAATGATGTTCCCGAAATAATGGGACGGACAAACGAAAATGAGAACAGATCAAAAATAGCAGTGAGTGCAGAAAGTCGTGAAGAAGCGGATAAAGTATTTGACGGGCTATCGGCAGGCGGAGATGTTGAAGGTCCCATTGGCGACACCCCCTGGGGAACATACGCCGGAATGTTCAGAGATAAGTATGGCATTGAATGGATCGTGGAATTTGACCCAAATGACAACGGTCAGATTTAG
- a CDS encoding SRPBCC family protein, with the protein MNSNLLFDFTVDKAAKTVFITREFDAGLSLVWDAFTKPELLDQWSAPAPMRAKTKYMNFEVGGKRFYAMISPDGQARWALQRYTSITPKTHFQIYNAFSDKDENLELPGSEWDYNFSEQDGITKVNITVFNESFERMEKLLDGFTAGFKMTLKNLEDLLVTLSQKS; encoded by the coding sequence ATGAACAGTAATTTATTATTTGATTTTACAGTTGACAAAGCGGCGAAAACGGTATTTATAACCAGGGAATTTGATGCTGGTCTTTCTCTGGTATGGGATGCTTTTACTAAACCGGAATTACTGGATCAATGGTCGGCACCTGCGCCAATGCGTGCCAAAACCAAATACATGAATTTTGAGGTTGGAGGAAAAAGATTTTATGCCATGATAAGTCCCGATGGACAAGCGCGTTGGGCATTGCAGCGATATACTTCCATTACGCCAAAGACTCACTTTCAAATCTATAATGCCTTTTCCGATAAAGACGAAAACCTTGAATTGCCGGGGTCTGAATGGGATTACAATTTCAGTGAACAAGATGGTATAACAAAAGTAAATATTACAGTTTTTAATGAATCGTTTGAGCGAATGGAGAAATTACTGGATGGATTTACAGCAGGGTTCAAGATGACATTAAAGAACCTGGAAGATCTTCTTGTAACATTATCTCAGAAATCATAA
- a CDS encoding ArsR/SmtB family transcription factor: MRQDIFQAIADPTRRAILSLIAMQALTPNTMAEKFDMSRQAVSKHIKVLNECGLIRPEQSGREIYYHFNAKKMQEFDNWLAQFRQSWETQFNQLDKVLATIKNKKNEQ, translated from the coding sequence ATGAGACAAGACATATTCCAGGCTATTGCTGATCCAACTCGCAGAGCTATTTTATCTTTAATTGCTATGCAGGCATTGACGCCAAATACAATGGCTGAAAAATTTGATATGAGCCGGCAAGCAGTATCGAAACACATTAAAGTATTAAATGAATGCGGACTGATCAGACCGGAGCAGTCGGGTAGGGAGATTTACTATCACTTTAATGCAAAAAAAATGCAGGAGTTTGATAATTGGCTGGCCCAGTTCCGGCAAAGTTGGGAAACTCAATTTAATCAACTTGACAAAGTATTAGCAACAATTAAAAACAAAAAAAATGAACAGTAA
- a CDS encoding ABC transporter permease, which translates to MKLFYAEFIKLKNTFALWLTLLGALFIPLILFGTYISDVKAFVPGKGISPWDDFLVRTLNGCCFFSIGFVLLIIGLIIQIEHKANAWKHLFSLPISRGLIYMGKLMVILTMVLVFFAFYLSFSVASGVALGYVIPDFGFLQFPIPTLHLFRFVTEFFISILPTVFLQYWLSFRIKSLIISLGIGLGGLMIGLLLKSWEHIVYLPYAAPFQMLNYKEGSPANFQNLYLLNAVYTILFLSLSYKYFTKRFRG; encoded by the coding sequence ATGAAATTGTTCTATGCCGAGTTCATTAAACTTAAAAATACATTCGCCCTCTGGCTTACCTTATTAGGCGCTCTTTTTATCCCCCTGATCTTGTTTGGCACCTACATATCCGATGTCAAAGCCTTTGTACCGGGGAAGGGAATAAGTCCCTGGGACGACTTCCTGGTTCGGACGCTGAACGGGTGCTGCTTCTTTTCAATTGGCTTTGTTTTATTGATCATTGGCCTGATCATCCAAATCGAACATAAGGCAAATGCATGGAAACACTTGTTTTCGCTGCCTATCAGCAGGGGGCTGATATACATGGGCAAACTGATGGTTATTTTGACCATGGTCCTTGTTTTTTTCGCCTTCTACCTTTCATTCAGCGTTGCGTCGGGTGTGGCGCTCGGCTATGTAATACCAGATTTTGGATTTTTACAATTTCCCATACCCACCCTTCATCTTTTCAGGTTTGTGACCGAATTCTTTATTTCTATACTGCCGACTGTTTTTTTACAGTATTGGCTGTCATTCCGGATAAAAAGTCTGATCATTTCGCTGGGTATTGGCCTGGGTGGGCTCATGATAGGGTTACTGCTAAAAAGCTGGGAACATATTGTTTACCTGCCTTATGCAGCCCCGTTTCAAATGCTGAACTACAAGGAAGGAAGCCCAGCCAACTTCCAAAATCTTTATTTACTAAATGCCGTGTATACCATTTTATTTCTTTCCCTTAGTTACAAATACTTCACCAAACGATTTCGCGGATAG
- a CDS encoding ATP-binding cassette domain-containing protein: MIDAHALALETSDLSFSFSKDHPVIKGLNMRIPKGSFYGFLGPNGAGKTTTIRLLLDLLPSSSGAVKIFGKSYRNDRNGILSRIGTLIETPSLYDHLTGFDNLKVTADLRCITKERVWQVLEMVGLATEGEKYVHSYSLGMKQRLGLALALLSSPDLLILDEPTNGLDPNGIIEIRGLLRDLNVNHRVTILISSHLLSEVERLVSHVGIIGQGKMLFQGRLKELQQMSREKAIIEIDTDDNIRALAILMEDHQPIIKAAQFLAIQLVNKDHLAQVIALLTGAGLRVNRAQLVERSLEETFLSLIKDNHL, encoded by the coding sequence ATGATTGATGCGCATGCGCTTGCCCTTGAAACAAGCGATTTGTCTTTTAGTTTTTCTAAGGATCATCCTGTCATTAAGGGGCTTAATATGCGAATTCCGAAAGGGAGTTTTTATGGCTTTTTAGGCCCGAACGGCGCAGGCAAAACCACCACGATCAGGCTGTTGCTTGACCTGCTCCCTTCAAGCTCAGGAGCCGTCAAAATTTTTGGGAAATCCTACCGTAATGATCGTAATGGGATACTTTCGCGGATCGGCACGCTCATCGAAACCCCATCGCTATATGACCATCTCACCGGGTTTGACAATCTCAAAGTAACCGCAGACCTGAGATGTATCACAAAGGAAAGAGTGTGGCAGGTTCTTGAAATGGTGGGCCTGGCAACCGAAGGCGAAAAGTATGTGCACAGCTATTCACTTGGAATGAAACAGCGGCTTGGACTGGCGCTAGCCCTTCTTTCTTCACCGGATCTGTTAATACTGGATGAGCCTACCAATGGGCTTGATCCGAACGGCATTATAGAAATCAGGGGGTTATTGCGGGATCTGAATGTGAACCACCGTGTTACGATCCTGATCTCAAGCCACTTACTTTCAGAGGTTGAAAGGCTGGTTTCGCATGTGGGTATTATTGGCCAAGGGAAAATGCTTTTTCAAGGGCGCCTGAAAGAACTGCAGCAAATGAGCCGGGAAAAGGCAATCATTGAAATTGATACAGATGACAACATCCGGGCCCTGGCAATCCTGATGGAAGATCATCAGCCTATCATTAAAGCAGCTCAGTTTCTTGCAATTCAATTGGTTAATAAGGATCACCTGGCCCAGGTGATCGCACTGTTGACTGGGGCAGGCCTGCGTGTCAACCGCGCCCAGCTGGTCGAAAGAAGTCTCGAAGAAACCTTCCTTTCACTTATAAAAGACAATCACTTATGA
- a CDS encoding sensor histidine kinase, whose amino-acid sequence MMKHLESFIGKVMASRTLLHLSFCLAFVGTFSFAVVLSGNLDAAGAAMISCLYILTCTYVGRWYGKSWLNRSSVQVLVSKSVLIFLTLVLGGAAGAAYMFKGNVAGYFLQNLFICFPISLLFVFFGIAIALARHTLAVQVTEAKIAQEQKESELRLLLSQLSPHFLFNTLNNIYGISLTQQQRVPSLLLKLSELLRYSVYETREDFILLENELLYLKNYIDFEKIQNGDRLMLELAIEENPGEQIRIAPMLLIVFVENAFKHSKSTRKPSMLVAITLRVLEGWICCAVKNSFDPDQKEQTGFQEPSGIGLHHTLKRLNLIYGSDYFYNATHDNGTYHVELRLKAK is encoded by the coding sequence ATGATGAAGCACCTGGAATCTTTTATTGGAAAAGTAATGGCTTCCAGAACGCTGCTGCACCTTTCTTTCTGCCTGGCGTTTGTGGGGACCTTTTCATTCGCCGTCGTTTTAAGTGGTAACCTCGACGCGGCTGGTGCTGCTATGATAAGCTGCCTGTACATTTTGACATGCACTTATGTAGGAAGGTGGTATGGCAAGTCTTGGCTAAACCGTTCATCAGTGCAGGTGCTTGTTTCAAAATCAGTTTTAATATTTCTGACACTGGTGTTAGGTGGCGCTGCCGGTGCTGCATATATGTTCAAAGGAAATGTAGCCGGGTATTTCTTGCAAAACCTGTTTATATGCTTTCCCATTTCGTTACTGTTTGTATTTTTTGGAATCGCAATTGCCCTGGCACGGCATACATTGGCTGTCCAGGTGACAGAAGCTAAAATCGCCCAGGAACAAAAGGAAAGCGAGCTGCGGCTATTGTTATCGCAACTGAGCCCGCATTTTCTATTTAACACACTCAATAATATTTATGGGATATCGCTCACGCAGCAGCAAAGGGTGCCCAGCTTACTGCTTAAACTTTCGGAATTGCTTAGATATAGCGTCTATGAAACCAGGGAGGACTTTATTCTTCTTGAAAATGAGCTGCTGTATTTAAAGAATTACATTGATTTTGAGAAAATACAGAATGGTGACAGGCTGATGCTGGAACTTGCGATCGAAGAAAATCCGGGCGAGCAGATACGGATCGCTCCCATGCTGTTGATTGTCTTTGTAGAAAATGCATTCAAACATTCGAAATCTACCCGCAAGCCAAGTATGTTAGTCGCCATTACATTACGAGTCCTTGAAGGTTGGATCTGCTGCGCCGTTAAAAACTCGTTTGATCCTGACCAAAAGGAGCAAACCGGTTTTCAGGAGCCGTCAGGCATTGGTCTGCACCATACACTGAAAAGATTAAACCTGATTTATGGAAGTGATTATTTTTACAACGCCACCCACGACAATGGTACATATCATGTGGAACTACGCTTGAAAGCAAAATAA
- a CDS encoding LytR/AlgR family response regulator transcription factor, translating into MINCLIVDDAPVARQILVEYCKLLPVLRVVAQCSDAFEAREKMQQLQIDLLLMDINMPVLSGIDLLKTLKNPPLVIFTTAYKEFATDAFDLAACDYLLKPFSIERFIIAIDRVIEKLDSKKTTKPETQTITQSNHLLLRTEGRINKLNYDQIVYLEANRNNTKVVTMGEHLMSTNPLSSIETHLPNELFFRVHRSFIVNLSKITGLQGNRIILGKSEVPLGGNYKDDFLKVFGV; encoded by the coding sequence ATGATCAATTGCCTGATTGTAGACGACGCCCCCGTTGCAAGACAAATCTTGGTCGAGTACTGTAAACTGCTTCCTGTGCTGCGGGTTGTGGCGCAATGTAGTGATGCTTTTGAAGCCAGGGAAAAGATGCAGCAGCTTCAGATCGATTTGCTTTTGATGGATATCAACATGCCAGTATTGTCCGGAATTGACCTTTTGAAGACATTAAAAAATCCTCCATTGGTCATTTTTACTACGGCCTACAAAGAATTTGCGACGGATGCATTTGACCTTGCTGCCTGTGATTACTTGTTGAAACCTTTTTCAATTGAGCGTTTTATAATCGCCATTGACCGGGTTATTGAGAAATTAGATTCCAAGAAGACCACTAAACCCGAAACGCAAACAATCACCCAAAGTAATCACCTGCTTTTACGAACAGAAGGCCGGATTAACAAGTTGAACTATGATCAAATTGTGTATTTAGAGGCTAACCGCAACAATACAAAAGTTGTTACTATGGGTGAGCATTTAATGAGCACTAACCCACTTTCCTCTATCGAAACTCACCTACCTAATGAGCTGTTTTTCAGAGTCCACCGGTCCTTTATTGTCAACCTTTCAAAAATTACCGGTTTGCAGGGAAACCGCATCATTCTCGGCAAAAGCGAAGTGCCGTTAGGGGGTAATTATAAGGATGATTTCTTGAAAGTATTTGGCGTTTAA